In Bacillota bacterium, a single window of DNA contains:
- a CDS encoding alanine--glyoxylate aminotransferase family protein, protein MELTERLPEVVLMGPGPSLVHPSTLRAMATPTIGHLDPRFLALMDETVGMLREVFQTSNPLTLPVSGTGTAGMETALANLIQPGDRVVVVVAGYFGDRMVQMAKRLGAEVEAIQVPWGHAAGAEQLEEVLRRGTPPRVVALVHAETSTGVLQPLGPIVETAHRFGALVVADAVTSLGGVPVEVDRVGIDLCYSGSQKCLGCPPGLAPVTASPKAIEAIEHRRHEVFSWYLDLRLVARYWGSDRVYHHTAPINMIYALHQALCIIREEGLSPRFARHRKVAEALWAGLEALGLKLVVKEPQLRAPTLTTVWVPEGADDAAVRRALLEEFGIEIGGGLGNWKGRVWRIGTMGESARPRYVYQLLGALGTLLRRSGMRADTAAALAAAQEVAGVR, encoded by the coding sequence GTGGAGTTGACCGAAAGGCTTCCGGAAGTGGTGCTGATGGGCCCGGGCCCGTCGCTCGTGCACCCCTCGACCCTGAGGGCCATGGCGACCCCGACGATCGGGCACCTGGACCCCCGTTTTCTTGCCCTCATGGACGAAACCGTTGGCATGCTGCGGGAAGTGTTTCAGACCTCAAACCCGCTGACCCTTCCCGTTTCCGGGACCGGCACGGCCGGGATGGAGACCGCGCTCGCCAACCTGATCCAGCCGGGCGATCGCGTGGTCGTGGTGGTTGCGGGGTATTTCGGCGATCGCATGGTGCAGATGGCAAAACGCCTGGGCGCAGAGGTGGAGGCCATCCAGGTCCCCTGGGGCCACGCGGCCGGTGCCGAGCAATTGGAAGAGGTGCTGCGCCGGGGCACGCCTCCCCGGGTGGTGGCGCTGGTGCACGCGGAGACGTCCACGGGCGTGCTGCAGCCCCTTGGCCCCATCGTCGAGACGGCACACCGGTTCGGCGCACTGGTTGTAGCGGACGCCGTGACGTCGCTGGGGGGCGTGCCGGTGGAGGTGGACCGCGTCGGCATTGACCTCTGCTACTCGGGAAGCCAGAAGTGCCTGGGCTGCCCGCCGGGGCTTGCGCCGGTGACGGCCTCACCGAAGGCCATCGAGGCAATCGAGCACCGGCGGCATGAAGTGTTTTCGTGGTATCTGGACCTGAGGCTGGTGGCGCGCTACTGGGGCAGCGACCGCGTCTACCATCACACGGCGCCCATCAACATGATCTACGCGCTTCATCAGGCTCTGTGCATCATCCGGGAAGAGGGGCTGTCCCCGCGCTTCGCCCGCCACCGAAAAGTGGCCGAAGCCCTGTGGGCCGGTTTGGAGGCGCTGGGACTGAAGCTCGTGGTGAAGGAGCCGCAGTTGAGGGCGCCCACCCTGACCACGGTTTGGGTGCCGGAGGGCGCGGACGACGCGGCGGTGCGGCGGGCCCTGTTAGAAGAGTTTGGCATCGAGATCGGCGGCGGCCTGGGCAACTGGAAAGGCCGGGTGTGGCGCATCGGAACCATGGGCGAGTCGGCCCGGCCGCGCTATGTCTACCAGTTGCTGGGCGCGCTGGGGACGCTTTTGCGGCGAAGCGGCATGCGCGCCGACACGGCGGCGGCGCTGGCCGCGGCGCAGGAGGTTGCCGGCGTGCGGTAA
- a CDS encoding YHS domain-containing protein produces the protein MPCDPVCGRTTDPSRAPLRAVYRGYAYYFCSPACKDAFDRDPNRHAQAGAECEPREATPPPRRHYQSG, from the coding sequence GTGCCCTGCGATCCGGTATGCGGTCGCACCACGGACCCATCGCGTGCCCCGCTTCGGGCGGTATACCGGGGGTACGCCTACTACTTCTGCAGCCCGGCGTGCAAGGACGCTTTCGACCGGGACCCGAACCGGCATGCGCAAGCGGGCGCCGAGTGCGAACCTCGCGAAGCGACGCCCCCTCCCCGCCGCCACTACCAGTCAGGCTGA
- a CDS encoding DUF501 domain-containing protein, whose translation MRRPEQRPVPEKLPDDPAVFQGLGIRPEPFNDQDAIVIRRQMGHRPRLALGVVRRCRYGYPQVLIFAPLQVAGDHVSPNSTLCWLSCPLLVQEMDRLEKQGEIERFEHLASADEELRSSIEEAHRATARIRKALVPEDWLKRLESERPRDFWIVAQTGISGITRPEHVKCLHAHLADYLARGTNPVGYEVARLLESQGTPVEGTETCWRLCTPEGASERIAEE comes from the coding sequence TTGCGGCGGCCCGAGCAGCGTCCGGTTCCGGAGAAGCTGCCCGACGACCCCGCTGTGTTTCAGGGTCTGGGCATCCGCCCCGAGCCGTTCAACGATCAGGATGCCATCGTCATTCGCCGGCAGATGGGACACCGGCCCCGGCTCGCGCTGGGGGTGGTCAGGCGGTGCCGCTACGGCTACCCCCAGGTGCTCATCTTTGCCCCGCTGCAGGTGGCAGGCGACCACGTTTCACCCAACAGCACGCTGTGCTGGCTGTCCTGCCCTCTTCTCGTGCAGGAGATGGACAGGTTGGAGAAGCAGGGCGAGATCGAGCGGTTCGAGCACCTGGCCTCGGCCGACGAGGAGCTGAGGTCTTCGATCGAGGAAGCCCATCGCGCCACCGCCCGTATCCGGAAAGCCCTCGTGCCGGAAGATTGGCTGAAACGGCTCGAAAGCGAGCGTCCCCGAGACTTCTGGATCGTCGCGCAGACCGGCATCTCCGGGATCACGCGGCCCGAACACGTGAAATGCCTGCATGCGCACCTTGCCGATTACCTGGCAAGGGGAACCAACCCCGTGGGCTACGAGGTGGCACGGCTGCTGGAGTCCCAGGGAACGCCCGTCGAAGGTACCGAAACGTGCTGGCGGTTGTGCACGCCTGAAGGTGCCAGCGAACGTATCGCAGAGGAATAG
- a CDS encoding PspC domain-containing protein yields the protein MAATPLFRPRQQAVIFGVCAGLGRYFDVDPVLIRLIFVILAFFGGVGIIAYVVLAMVMPSERSVGQESWRVLQENVREMQGAAVVAGQTVAEVVRSGAGAGRRRYLLGLILVVFGSLMLLARLGLFWWVRWDLLWPLLLVGLGMLLLLRRPGSR from the coding sequence TTTTCGGTGTCTGCGCGGGCCTGGGGCGCTATTTCGACGTGGATCCCGTGCTGATACGGCTCATCTTCGTGATCCTCGCGTTTTTCGGGGGCGTGGGCATCATCGCGTACGTGGTGCTGGCCATGGTGATGCCTTCCGAGCGCTCCGTGGGCCAGGAGAGCTGGCGGGTGCTCCAGGAAAACGTGCGGGAGATGCAAGGAGCGGCGGTGGTGGCGGGGCAGACCGTGGCCGAGGTGGTGCGGTCGGGGGCGGGCGCCGGGCGGCGCCGCTATCTCCTGGGGCTGATCCTGGTGGTCTTCGGAAGCTTGATGCTGTTGGCCAGGCTCGGGCTTTTCTGGTGGGTGCGGTGGGACCTGCTCTGGCCGCTCTTGCTCGTCGGTCTTGGCATGCTGCTCCTGCTTCGCCGGCCGGGCTCCCGCTGA